In the Pogona vitticeps strain Pit_001003342236 chromosome 2, PviZW2.1, whole genome shotgun sequence genome, CTTTTTAACCCTAAGCATGAAGGTGATTATTATCAAGGCATTCCTTTGACGAAGAAAACCGTATCAATCATTTGGCTTTTAATAGTCAATGCATTCATCAATAGACCATTTACAGTCATAAATTCTCTAAGACATTGGTTGTTGTAGTCTTTTTGGGCtacttggccgtgttctgacggttgttcttcctaacgtttcgccagtctctgtggccggcatctccagaggacaggagtcaggactccgtctgtgctctggtgtagaaCAACAacccatcagatcccggccgtgaaagccttcgcgaatatattactTAGTAATTTTGCATGCATGTTATTCtagattaaattatttttagaTCATTCGTGTAACcctgatctttaaaaaaagagataattctAGCAATTTCCccgatttttaatttttgttaagcCCTGCCACCATCTTCCACCATCTTTCTCTTCTattccccttcctcccttctttgcaTATCTCTCAGAAATTTTTACAAACATTGCTTAGTAATTTTGTACGTACAGTACAGTCTATTATTCTAGGTTAAACTCTTTTAGATCATTCTTGTAAactttgaccttttaaaaaagacaattctAGCCCTTTCCCCccgatttttaatttttattactgcCTCAACAGATAGAGGTTCTATCCTTCACCAGCTGAGAAATTCGCTGCCCTCCTGAAACAGAACAAAGGTCGCTATAGCTGTCGCTATAGGACAAGAGCTTCTGCCTAAGGCACCTCATCAAGCCCCGCCAACATCTTTCATCATCTTTCTCTTCTATTCCCCTTCCTCCCTTGTTTGCAGGGCCAGTCCTACAGCTCCTGTCAGGAGTCCAAtctgtctccctctccccccccaaaaaaaaaccccatcccaGTCAATACTGCATCAAACCTCTTTACCACCTGGACAATGGAAGAcgtcctttttttgggggggcggccaTCTTGTCTGTGGCTtcgggcagcaaaatatcttggaccaGCAGCCCCCCCTGCCACAcaacctcccccctcccttgaaTGGACGCCCGGCCAACCTGCCTTTTTTGTGCCAGCGAACACAGATAGGCCAAGCTAGAATATTTTGCTTCTCCCTAAAAtacttttaagaaagaaaggaaaatatatatatatatttcggAGGCTGTTCCCGGCTCTTATTCGCTAGGGAAGAGCTGGAAAACCCCACAACCGCCTCCCTCTTTCCCTCGTAGTAGCAAAACCACCAAAGCCAGCCCCACAAATCACGATGGGCATCCTTTGGAGGGCTTGCCGGATCCTCTCCTTGAGGGAGGAGGCGCTTCTctctccccccggccggcttggggtggtggtggttggagtcCCCTTCTCTCCACCCCCGCTCTCCGGACCCACTCACTTTCCCTGCAAACCCCACGGACGGACTCACCCCCCAGGCGGGAGGCGGGGGCTGCGGCTCAGATCACCCCCAAATAGGTTGAAGCCCTATTTGCCTCCGGAAGATAAAGAAGAAAGGACAGGACGGACACTTCCTGTGTTggcttccctttctcccccttcacCCGGTTCCCTCTAGGAATCCCAACTCAATGCCCTTAACCGTCAGATAGAAGGGTGgccggacagctcagtggttttttttagagatctggctgcagagcgggAGGTTCCAAGTTCGATTCCTGCCACAGGGCCATCTGAGAGAAGACCAAACACCTGGGCGGTTGGCCCTGGGAGAGTCGCACCCTCTCAGAAATACCtcccagaaagaagggaagggggaactaCTCCTGAGTCCTTTGTACCTGGGAAACCTAGAAAAGGTTTGCCACAAGTTGGAACTGACGTGAGGGCACATGATTATTGACACGGGTGCAGCCGTGGTTTCTGGCCATGCCAAAAGAGGGAAAAGGCCTTTCTGTTTCTGAGGGAAAAGCTATAGAGAGTTTTCCTCGGGGGGGCAAAAAGGGAGGAAGTACAATTCTTTGTTTTCCATCCCAAGACAGTTCACCCCTTTCTGTTTTCTGAGGGAAAGAGGCAGTTCCAGAAatgccacaaaaaagaaaacGCTGGAATCCTCCGGGTTTCCTTATCATGGTTTAGTCTCTATTCTGTTTCTGAGGAACCATCagccaaggagaacaaacctatcagttctaaaggaaatcaaccctgaatgctcacttgaaggacagatcctgaagctgaggctccagtactttggccatctcatgagaagaaaagagtccttggaaaaaaccttgatgttaggaaggtgtgatggcaagaggagaaggggacgaccgaggatgagatggctggacagtgtctgcgaagcaaccaacatgaacctgacacaactccgggaggcagtagaagacaggagggcctggcgtgctctggtccatggggtcacgaagagtcggacacgactaaacgactaaacacacacatcagcctgaagaaaacacaagtcatgggccaggatgtggactcacttccctctattactatctccacacaagaattggaggttgttcatgactttgtgtaccttggctcaaagaTCTCTGACagtctctccctagatgttgagctggacaaacgcattggcaaagcagccaccatgttctctagactcacaaagagagtatggcttaataagaagctgatggcatataccaagatccaggtctacagagcctgtgtactgagcacactcctgttgtgcagtgagtcctggaccttttgtgcacggcaagagaggaagctgaacaccttccatatgcattgcctccagcgcatttttggtatcacctggcaggacaaagttccaaatagagtagtgctagaacgagctggaatttttagcatgtatgcattactgaaacagcaatgtctattattattattattattattattattagaatatgaatatgaatattcagagcacgttaccatagcctcttgagactgaaggatgcctaattctAATAatgtttctgagggaaaagaagcCTGGCCCTGTTAGCTTACGTTCTCCTGAGGTAGGCCCACCTCACGTTGAAGCAGTCTGTGGAATGTCAAACAGATTAAAGTAAACTGAGTGTTTTCTCTCCTAACTGCTTGATTTTGAGGGGACAAAGTAACTTGAAAGATTAAGAGCACAGGCTGGAAGAAGGGAGAAAGCGTTTCTCCCCTTTTCCCATGTCAGACCTGAACTTGCGACACTTCCTTggtccagaagaaaggaaaaggaggaactTCCCACCCTCTTTTTCTGGCGTGGACTTCATAGTCCTGGGCCGCTGAAGGATCTAAGGCCCCAACAGTGCTCCATAAATGAAAAGGAGGAGAGCCACCTGAGCCCAAAAATCTGGTTGTCGGTGTGATGTGGTCTCGATGACGTTCCACAGTCCTAGGACCATCTAgggcagggaccaaacattggtGATGCCATTGCTCGGATTCTCCAGATACAGGGGAAGATCAAGGAGCATATTCTCCCATAGGACTTAAGCacagccatttaaaaataaaacaaagctatGAATGCTTAATGCAGCCATTGGAGTAGCTGAACCAGCAGCTCCCATGGTTAAGCATCCATTTGAGCCACTGGATAGGCTGATCTGAGACCTGGCCACGTTCAGCAGACAATGCAACACGGTCTTCTTTCATAACTGAGTGGCCAATATTTACTTAATAATGCTCTAAAGgcttttatttccttctcttttcagcTGGGCACATTTTCTTCTTACCATTAAGGAAAAAGAacggaggaggaaagaaagaggaagaaatgagagaaaaaaggcaggagaaaccTAGACTcacaaaatcaaaatcaagacAGCAATAATGCTCTTGGAGATAGCTTTGTTTGGGGGTAAGGCAGGGGAAGAACTGAAAAGAGGGTCTATGAAGCATACTAGAGGTGTAGAGATTTACATTTCTGAATGACAACTGGCTAGGGATTctagcagttgtagtccaaaatagtaacATCATCTGCTGCAGTCCTCATCCGTGGTTTgccagtccaacagcatctatACTTCCCCACTGCTGGTCTTTGAATTTAGTGCAAATGCATAATTTTTATAATTTGTGTTCTTTGCTCCCTTACCTCTGTTATGCTTTAACATTACCTCTCCAATTCAAACTAAGCTGAAACTATGGCTCTTATTAAAAGCAGGATAATGGAACATGTTTTAGGAGTAAAAATCCAACTCAAGAATTGGGTTTCAGGAAGAGCCCCTGGACAATGCCATCTGGAAATGTCAGGGACTGAACTTGGGAGCTTcagcaaattgttgttgtttagttgttaagtcgtgtccgactcttcgtgaccccatggacctcacggagtttggtcaaattcatgttggtagcttcgatgacactgtccaaccatcttgtcctctgccatccccttctcctcttgccctcgcacattcccaacatgagggtcttttccagggagtcttctcttctcatgagctggccaaagtattggagcctcaggttcaggatttgtacttccagtgagtactcagggttgatttccttcgaaacggataggtttgttctctttgcagtccaggggactatcaagagtctcctccagcaccacagatcAATACATCAATTCTTTAtcagtcagccctctttatggcccagctctcgcttccatacatcgtaactggaaaaaccatagctttgattatggggacctttgtcggcaaggtgatgtctctgctttttaagatgctgtcgaggtttgtcttcgctttcctcccaagaagcaggggtcttttaatttcgtggctgctgtcaccatctgcagtgatcatgaagcccacgaatgtaaaatctgtcactgcctccatatcttcccctattttttgccaggaggtgatgggaccagtggccatggtcttagtatttttgaacttcagaccattttcgtgctctcctctttcaccctcattaagacgttccttaattcctcctcaccttctgccatcagagtgttatcatctgtatatctgaagttgttgatatttattctggcaatcttaattccattttaggattcatccagtcctgcctttcgcatgatgtattatgcatgtaagttaaataagcaaggagacaatatatagccttgtcatactcctttcccaatatttgaaccaatcagttgttccatatccagttctaattgttccTTCCTGTTCCACACATCGGTTTcacagaagatagataaggtggtcaggcactcccatttctttaagaacttgccatagtttccttttgtccacacagtcaaagtcttttgtgtagtcaatcaagcagatgtttttctggaactctttggctttctccataatccagcgcatgttagcaatttggtctctagttcctccaccccttcgaaatccagcttgtacttctggaagttctcaatcaacatactgctgaagcctaccttgtaggattttgagcataaccttgctagtgtgtgaaatgagtgcaattgtacggtagcaggagcattctttgccactgaAGAAATCAAAGGTTTTCCCATCtactatttaaaaataactacTATTTAAtagtcagcttttaaaaaaaattgtagagtATTTCCCCCCCTCTGATTTGAGGGACAGGTTGTTCTTGTTCTGTTCCAAAATATCACCTTTACTAGCTGCCTTTCTGGAAGACAACCAAGGGTTGCCCAAGGCAGCCATCATCTGGAGGTTCTCCCATTACCTTTTATACTCCCTCTTCCACATTATAGCTTGTCAAGGTTTGGGATGTGGAGATGGTTCCGAGACAAGTCCGTCTTCCTGGTCGACAccaaagagactcacagagacagtAGGTTCCTTCTTAGCTCATTAGATATATTTATCTATCTTGTTAACAGGATTTATAAAACAGAACgagattttttaaattgaagaatAAGAAAGTTCAATATTACAAATGGTCCAGTTCTGACTGTAAAGCTGATATCTTAattattttacttctttttgCCCTTAGGGCTTAAGCGCTTTTAGATATTTTAAAGATCTGGCTTTATACAAACTGggatgttgggaaaagtggaagatcTGCCCTTTGATTGACTTGAGCACGGAAGGCATGGTCTTTATGTTGCAAGAGCTGAGTGAGGTTGATGGCAACAGCagcttttggaggtcactcatttaaagggtcaccattagtcagaagTGATATGACAGTACAGAAGAATGCCCATAtttgtgtatgtttttatttgtatttaaaatgCGTACCACACCTTTCTATTAAAGGATAGGGTTCAAGGGAGATAAAAACAGATCATTTAGCTAAAAAATTAAGAAACTCATGTAAACCTGCTTCACCATCAAACCATTCAAAGTGAACCAACTAAAGCCATTATAATAACAAAATATGGAaattcacattatttttaaaaaagaaagacatatGAAACATCATAtgccagtcaaaaaaaaaaaaagatttttttactcCTTTCTTCAAATCAGTCAGATGACCATTTGGAAGACAAGGCCTTGAATAGCCTAGGAGCCACACAGAAGGCCATTTCTTGCATGACTGTTCTGAAACTTAATATTTTTGAATGAACTGAGTCATCCTATGAATTAGGTAGAATTCAAACAAACTTGAATAGCCCATGAGTCTTTAATGGCTTTCCCAATATCTTTGATTATTCACCTCATTAGTTCCCTGCACCTATGTAGACTCTGCTGAGTAATACAATTAGAACTGCAAGTAAAACATTGTACATACATTTCTTAACACCTCTGGCATTTGTGTGGCTTCTCTCCTGTATAGGTTTTCTGATGCCTAATGAAGTCTAactcagaaataaaacatatccCTCATTCTTGCATTGCTATGATCTGTGTTATGTGGATTCTGTGATGCCTCAGAAGATGTGTTTTCTGAGCAAACCTTtatccacactcctggcatttgtatggtttctctccagtgtgaactATCTGGTGTGTCACAAGCGTTGAGTTGTGAGAAAAACATTtaccacactcctgacattttaatggtttctctccagtgtggactctctgatgttTCAGAAGTCCTGAACTCTGAGCAAAACaattcccacattcctggcatttgtatggtttttctccggtgtggactctctggtgattCAAAAGGATTgctttctgagcaaaacatttcccacattcctggcatttgtatggtttttctccggtgtggactctctggtgatgCAAAAGGTTTgctttctgagcaaaacatttcccacactcctggcatttgtatggtttctctccagtatggactctctggtgtgtcaCAAGCGTTGAGTTGTGAGAAAAACATTtaccacactcctgacatttgtatggtttttctcctgtgtgaagtCTCTGGTGTGCCAGAAGGTTTGAATTgttagcaaaacatttcccacacagctggcatttacatggtttctctcctgtgtggactctctggtggatcaaaagaactgaatgatgaGTGAAACATTtaccacactcctgacatttgcatggtttttctcctgtgtgaagtCTCTGGTGTGTCAGAAGGTTTGAATTgttagcaaaacatttcccacacagctggcatttaaatggtttctctcctgtgtggattctctggtggatcaaaagaactgaatgatgagcaaaacatttccaacactcctgacatttgtacggtttcaaTCTTGAGTGGCCATTCTGATGCTTCCTAAGGTTAGAGATTTgagcaaaatattttccacaCTCTTGACATTTGTATGAGTTTAAACCTGAAAGAACTTTCTCATGCTTCATAACATTTTGAGGAAAACTTTTCCCAAACTCTTGGCATTCACACAATTTCTCTTTTGAGTGGATTCTCTGATACCTCCTAAGGTCTggattttgagcaaaacattttccgcactcctggcatttgtgtggtttctctcctgAGTGAAATTTCTGATGTCTCCGAAGGTCTGGcttttgagcaaaacatttcccacactgctggcatttgtatggtttctctcgtCTCTGAATACTCTGGCAGGTCACAGGGTTTAAATTCCAGACAAAAAGTTGATAGCTACCTTCATATGGGTTCTCTCTTTTGCAGTCATCTTGTTGGCATGGAAGTGGTAACTTGAAATCAAGATATTTTCTGGTTGCTTGACTTCTAAAATGTTTCTTTCCAGGCACTGTTGTTAAGGCAGAACATTTCTCACACAGAGTGCATTTGTAGTGCTTTTCTGTGGTAGAACACATCTGTTCTGCACGAGTTTGTTGGTGCCTTTGAAGGTCACATCTGTGAGTAAAAACACTGCCACAGTTGGTACATGTTCTCCTCTTGTTATCTGCTAGGAAAAATCACAAACACAGTAAAGAGTGAATCTCTAGTGTGAATGACAAAAATcttcagaaagggggaaaggcacTTCTGATTACACAAAGAGAATGGTGCAGTTGCAGTAAAACTGATCTCTCCTCAGCAGgccagaaggaaaaaatggaaatacaatcaaccctcgacttatgaatgtccctacatacgaactgttcgatttacgaatggctccgcaaaaattggcattgacttgtgtacggagccttgacctacgaatgaggttgaggctctgttcgcaagtcaatgccattttttgcaaacggagccgttcgtCGCCTTCAGAGCTCTTAAAAGGCTTTCTCCCCGACATCATAGGAAGCtgtttgagagctccgaaggcaaaaaggcagggagaaagggcgggaaattcgaatttcccgccctttctccctgcctttttgccttcagatctCTCAAACGGCTTCttccaatgtcggggggaaagccctttgagacctccaaaggtaaTTAATCATAGATTAATTAACGGCATAAGGGCTCCGTGCCCCTTCCAGGACAGAGGCTGCAACCCTTGGAATTCCACTTGCAAGGAAGGGTCTTAACAGCAGGACAGAGAGGAGAGGGCTTACCCTTAGGCCTCACCTGTAGGCTGTCTATGGGCATCAGAGAAGCCACTTCTGGACACACGATCTCTGTCCAGATGGGCCTTCCGTCTCTTCCAGAAGGAAAGAGATGCAGGATTATGGATAGGGATGGGAAAACAATTtatatattcacaaaggctttcatggccaggatctaatggttgttgtgggtttttcgggctctttggccatgttctgaaggttgttattcctaacgtttcatcagtctctgtggccggcatcttcagaggacagtgctgtcctctgagtgctgtcctctgaagatgccggccacagagactggcgaaacgttaggaagaacaaccttcagagcatagccaaagagcctgaaaaacccacaacaaccaaacaatttATACTTTtgccatatttaatttttaagtgtaatttttacagaaatgagcatatcaaattcctcaagcccataatgaatgtcttcccaggtaggactctgattttgCACATAAAATATTAAGTAAAcaacacaaacaagataaccaccgaatcagtggccaaattccttctctctgcccaaagaatacgaaaaacaatcttgacctctacctaaccctgtcataaaaaaacaaaaacaaaaaaacaaggttttagctgtcttgaaatgttttaattgcttgaatttattttaagtattacatgtatgtattttaatgtgtcGGAGACCgtaaaataaagattgattgattgtatataatattaatattttaaaaaaagtaggggtaatctattttattactttatactgtgtaaactgtcttgaaatgttttgattgcttccacttattttaaatattacatgtatgtattttaatgggtcagagaccacaaaataaagattgattgattgatacagtggtgccccgcatagcgacgttaatctgttccagattaatcgtcgctatgtggaaacatcgctaaacggaacggaaaaactgtttaatgcgttcctatggggataaactcaccgttcagcgatgttcctccatagggggggccattttcggtgcctctaaagcgaggcaacacagcggggcgaccagctgaccgaaaatggggcctttggcattttcccccagctgagcagcgggagcttcaaaggcccgccgctcagctgggagaaaaagTCAGCAgtcggtcggcggtggctttggaaggaccccgaagccactgccgacatttgccttccgagctctcaaagggcttcccccccccccgacattggagaaagccctttgagagcttggaaggctctcagcggcggcggcgggggcagggtagggggtgtccggatggcttccaggcgaagcactggaagccatccggaaccccccctgcccccgccgccgccgcttggagctGCCCCGCGCCCGGCCAGCGCGTCCGAGCGGCAGTGGAGAAGCCTTACTCCGAGGCCTCTCGGAAGAGCTGGCCGCGAAAATGCCGGCCAGAGCTTCTGAGAGACCTCGGGGGAAGGCTCCTCCTCCACCCCTCAGACGCGCTGGCTGGCATTTTTGCGGCCAGCGCTTCCGAGCTGCTGCGGAGAAGCCTTCCCCAAGGCCTCTCGGTTGCGCTGGCCACGAAAATGACGGCCAGCGCGTCCGAGTGGCGGCGGTGGAGCCTTGCCCCTCCTCCCGGCTCTGcccgacccacccctcaccctcatctccgccgccgctgggtttcggaagccgcttccaaagcccagcagcggcggcggagaagggggtgaagggttgggaggagggcggccgggaTCCAcgtcgcggccggctaccccatccgtGGTCGGACTCTCGCTAGTCTGACCGTGGATGGGGTAGCCAGCCGCGAGgcggatccaagcagcggcggcagcgAGGCTACCGtcggcatttccccccagctgagcggcagggctcccgctcagctcagggaaaatgccccctccgaaggggaatccccgtggtggtggcctcggaaggacccttcggaagggtccttccgaggctactgccggcatttccccccagctgagcggcaggagcggtccttcggaggctcccgccactcagctgggggaaaatggggcctatgggggaaaaatagcaaagcgatttttccccataggcaacatcgcaaaagcgatggcaaaaaagccatttctatgcggattcatcgttaaacggggcgctcgttatatgaggcaccactgtatttaatttcatCTTCAAATATGAAGCGAAATGAGATTTTTCTGCTCTACAACTGCTAAATGCAACATGTACTGCTATCCTAAGCATGGAGAACACTAGGTTACATTTGGTGCCATATAGAGGTTGAAGctaaggaaagtggagggggtggGAAGTGGCTACCCTAGGATAGAACTGACTAACCCAAGGAAAATGCAGATTTTAACAGCTGAGAACTTCAAACACTGGATCTGCATGGGCTAATTTGCCAGCCCAGGTGGATAAAGTTTGTCATTCAGC is a window encoding:
- the LOC144587459 gene encoding LOW QUALITY PROTEIN: uncharacterized protein LOC144587459 (The sequence of the model RefSeq protein was modified relative to this genomic sequence to represent the inferred CDS: substituted 1 base at 1 genomic stop codon), which translates into the protein MCSTTEKHYKCTLCEKCSALTTVPGKKHFRSQATRKYLDFKLPLPCQQDDCKRENPYEGSYQLFVWNLNPVTCQSIQRREKPYKCQQCGKCFAQKPDLRRHQKFHSGEKPHKCQECGKCFAQNPDLRRYQRIHSKEKLCECQEFGKSFPQNVMKHEKVLSGLNSYKCQECGKYFAQISNLRKHQNGHSRLKPYKCQECWKCFAHHSVLLIHQRIHTGEKPFKCQLCGKCFANNSNLLTHQRLHTGEKPCKCQECGKCFTHHSVLLIHQRVHTGEKPCKCQLCGKCFANNSNLLAHQRLHTGEKPYKCQECGKCFSHNSTLVTHQRVHTGEKPYKCQECGKCFAQKANLLHHQRVHTGEKPYKCQECGKCFAQKAILLNHQRVHTGEKPYKCQECGNCFAQSSGLLKHQRVHTGEKPLKCQECGKCFSHNSTLVTHQIVHTGEKPYKCQECGXRFAQKTHLLRHHRIHITQIIAMQE